The window aaaataaaattcaaatctatagttaaaattaatttattattaatatttctaATAATTATTATGTCATATTATGTTATTAATGAAATGGTCTTAGTAGATTTTTAAATAGTGGATAAAAAtggtatttctattttaatagagaatATTGATTTACGTCTCCACTTACCATTTTCTTTTCGTAGTCGAGAAAGGCTCaatatgaataatattttaagccCACCACCATACAAGCATATTTCATAGCATAAAACAGGATTCTTTATGATCTTCTTGGGCCTAATTTCAAGGCCTACTTCATCTATGATGACAGAGTCTAAAAAGACCAAATTGAGAATAAATTTTCACATTCAAACTTAATTGATCTGTAAAAGCAATCAATCCTCCAGTCCATTTACAACTAACTGAGAATACTAAAGGAAAAGATCAACAAGTAGTTgagcagaaaaaaaaagagtagaaaGTTTCATAACaagaagacttttttttttgcatgttgCAAAACATTTAGTTTAAATGTAGAAGAAAGAGTCATTAGATAACCAAAAAACTAGTAATCTGCCCGTAGAAACTTCTCGTACTCAGTCCCATTCAATGTCTTGTTTATATCTTCCCAATTCTTGATATGATCCGACAAATCTCCTCTGTGTATTTTCACCTGTCTGCTTGACAAATCCTTCACAGGAATGCTCAAAAACTCCTGAACTTCCTTCAACCTCTGCACCAAACACCAAAAGGAGTTAACACCCACAACAAACTTTGCTTCTATAGATAAAACCTTACCGTTCGATTTGTTATCAAATCTTCATAGAAAACAACCATATGACGAGTGGTATTGAAATACTCCAAAGCCTTTGCAGCTAAACTCTCTGTTTCTTGTAAATCATGGATCAACGACGTCGAGTTAATCACAGGCTTGTACCTAGAAAGTGCATCTGCCTACAACAAtcccaaaatcaaaaaccaaaacaatctaaattattaaatgcttataaaaaatacaaaacctCTTCAGGAGAATGAACATGAGACTTGTGAGTTCCATTCAACAGCTTAGCGTAACGGTCATAAGAGTTTGCCAACAGAGAAACCATTCTCCTCAGAGGATTCCTTCTGAACAAGAATATAGCCGAGACGCCTCTCCGGTTAAAGTAATCCACAATCTCCACATGGTTAGCTAACAAGCCTTGGTTAAGCATCCATTTGAACCCAATCGCGGCAGAGCATTCGTTCTTCGAAGCGCTCGTGAACCAATCAAGATTATAAACTCTATCGAGAGTCTCGACGATGGAAGAAACGTTCTTTCTTCGTTCCAGAACAGAGAAGATCTCTCCGTTGGAGCTCACGTTGTCGTGACTGTTCAACAACGTTTCGAACCAACCGCTTCCTGATCTCTGCATCGAGAGTATCGCAAAGAACCTCACGGGGTTGTGCCCACATTCAGCTCTGTTTTTTTAAACGAAACCCAGAAACAGAGCATAAGAAACAGAGTGTCGACACACAGACAAGAACAGAGAGTAGTTTACCGATTAAAAGTCTGTGGCATTGGGTAATGAATCCGAGTGAGAACGTGTAATGAGTGAGAAACAACAGGACTTGGAACGAGTTGGGAGGTTTGGAGACTAAACTGTTTTAAGCAAACAGAGCAAATGAAGAGACCACAGACCATTGCAAACACTAAGACTATCATTCTTAAGAACAAAGGCGACTTCTTTGGTTGCTTTATTACAATCGATGCACTGTCCTGTTGCATTAACATCAAATCAAATCATTAGACTTGAGTGAATCTTCAATCTTGAGATCATAATAAAGGTAGAAACTTTGAATCTTTATGAAGAAAGAAACAGAGTTTGCTGGTAGATTAGAGTGATGAAGCATACATGCAGAGATGCCCAGAAGCTTAATCATAGAAAA of the Brassica rapa cultivar Chiifu-401-42 chromosome A03, CAAS_Brap_v3.01, whole genome shotgun sequence genome contains:
- the LOC103860659 gene encoding nodulation protein H: MAEFICLFAKDSASIVIKQPKKSPLFLRMIVLVFAMVCGLFICSVCLKQFSLQTSQLVPSPVVSHSLHVLTRIHYPMPQTFNRAECGHNPVRFFAILSMQRSGSGWFETLLNSHDNVSSNGEIFSVLERRKNVSSIVETLDRVYNLDWFTSASKNECSAAIGFKWMLNQGLLANHVEIVDYFNRRGVSAIFLFRRNPLRRMVSLLANSYDRYAKLLNGTHKSHVHSPEEADALSRYKPVINSTSLIHDLQETESLAAKALEYFNTTRHMVVFYEDLITNRTRLKEVQEFLSIPVKDLSSRQVKIHRGDLSDHIKNWEDINKTLNGTEYEKFLRADY